Within the bacterium genome, the region ACGCTCAGCTCGTCCATGAACTTCTGTTCCATGTTGCGCAGTTTCTTCTTGAATTCAGCATACTTTTTATCTTTCAGTTTTTCAAGCACCTTCTTGTCACGGGTAATTTCGAGCAGGCGCTCGCGGTGCAGACGGACCTCCTCGTTCTGTTTCTCGATACGCACCCGCTGCGCGCGAATCTCGCCGGCCAGGACCTCGGTCCAGCCGCTGTAGTTCATCAGCTCGGAGACCCGCACCGCGTGAGTCCGGTCGGCCGCGGACTCGAACTCGGCGATCTGCTGCTCCAGGCGCTCGAGCATGGCCTCCAGTTCCTCCTCGCACCTGCGCAGCCGGCCGAACGCCTCGGCCAGCTCCCGCTTCTGCACTTCCTCGCGGGTCATGGTCGTTTCCATCACTTTCTGCAGGCGGAACTGGAACTGCTTCATCTCCCCTCACTCTCAGGCGGGCCTTCAGGAGGCCCGGTAGGCCCGTCCGGCTCCGGCGGCGTTCTGCGCGGCCTGGGCCTCGGCGGATACCGCCTGGCCGGCCTGCTGGATGCGTGCGTAGAGCTGATCCAACTGCTCCAGAGTCTGGGGCCAGTCGGTGTGCTCGTTGATGTCCTGGCGCAGGAACGCGTTCACCGCGTCTATCACGCGCAGGGCGCGGTCGATGCGCGGGTTCGACCCGGGCTGGTAGGCCCCGATGTTGATCAGGTCCTCGGCCTCGCGGTAGACCGCCAGGGTCTCCAGGATGGCCTGGGCCTTGGTGCGGTGCTCGCGCGGCACCACGTCGGTCATCACGCGGCTGATCGAGGGCAGGACATCGATAGCCGGATAGTGGTTCATCGAGGCCAGACGGCGGCTCAGGACGATGTGCCCGTCCAGGATCGAGCGCATGGCGTCGGCGATGGGCTCGTCCATGTCGTCCTGGTCCACCAGCACGGTGTAGAGGCCGGTGATGCTCCCCCGCTCCAGCTTGCCCGCCCGTTCCAGCAACTTGGGCATCATGGCGAACACCGAGGGCGTGTAGCCCTTGGTGGTGGGCGGCTCGCCCACGGCCAGGCCGATCTCGCGCTGGGCCATGGCCATGCGGGTGACCGAATCCATCAGCAGCATCACGTCCTCGCCCCGGTCGCGGAAATATTCGGCGATAGCGGTGGCGACAAAGGCGCCCTTGAGGCGCACCAGGGCCGGGCGGTCGGAGGTGGCCACGATGACCACCGAACGCTTGAGGCCAGCCTCGCCCAGGTCACGTTCGATAAAGTCGCGCACCTCGCGGCCGCGCTCGCCGATCAGGGCGATCACGTTCACATCCGCGGCGGTGTTACGGGCGATCATGCCCAGCAGGACCGATTTGCCCACGCCGCTGCCGGCGAAAATGCCCACGCGCTGGCCCTTGCCGCAGGTGAGCAGGCTGTCTATGGTGCGGATGCCGGTGGCGATGGGTTCCTTGATCCGGGCGCGGGCCATCGGGCTGGGCGGCTCGCGGTAGACCGGCGCCGAATCGGCCAGTTCCAGGGGCCCCAGCCCGTCGATCGGGTTGCCCAGACCGTCCAGCACCCGTCCGAGCAGCTTCTGCCCAGCCGGCACCGTGAACATCGAGCGGTCGCCCACCACCTCGCAGCCAGGCGCTATCCCCTGCATGCTGCCCAGCGGCATCAGCAGAACTTTGTTATCCTTGAACCCCACCACCTCGGCCTTGTCCTCGCGGCCATCCTCCCGGCTGCGGATACGGCAGATCTGTCCCATGGAGACCGAGGGCCCGATGGACTCGATCACCAGACCTACCACCTGGTTGACCTTGCCGTTGAGGACTATGTCCTCGCAGTGGTCCAGGGCGCGGAAACAGCGGCCCAGAGGCCTTTCAGTCGTATCAGTGCTCAGAGACGGCGGCATCGTCCCGCTCCTGCGCATTCTCGCGCTCGATGAACAGCGCCTGCCTGAGGGCTTTCTCGATCTCGGCCATGCGGGTGTCCACCCGCGCGTCGATATTGCCCGCTCCGGTTTCGATCACGCAGCCGCCGCGGCGGACCTGCTTGTCCGCCCGCACGTCCAGCCGCCCGATCCCGTCGCCGATGAAAATAATATCGTCCTGGTGCCCCCGGACCACTTCCAGGTCCTCCGGGTTGACCCGCAGCACCAGCTTGTCTTTCTCGGTCACCAGCCGCACCG harbors:
- the fliJ gene encoding flagellar export protein FliJ, whose amino-acid sequence is MKQFQFRLQKVMETTMTREEVQKRELAEAFGRLRRCEEELEAMLERLEQQIAEFESAADRTHAVRVSELMNYSGWTEVLAGEIRAQRVRIEKQNEEVRLHRERLLEITRDKKVLEKLKDKKYAEFKKKLRNMEQKFMDELSVRSFHNGNGIMQ
- the fliI gene encoding flagellar protein export ATPase FliI, yielding MPPSLSTDTTERPLGRCFRALDHCEDIVLNGKVNQVVGLVIESIGPSVSMGQICRIRSREDGREDKAEVVGFKDNKVLLMPLGSMQGIAPGCEVVGDRSMFTVPAGQKLLGRVLDGLGNPIDGLGPLELADSAPVYREPPSPMARARIKEPIATGIRTIDSLLTCGKGQRVGIFAGSGVGKSVLLGMIARNTAADVNVIALIGERGREVRDFIERDLGEAGLKRSVVIVATSDRPALVRLKGAFVATAIAEYFRDRGEDVMLLMDSVTRMAMAQREIGLAVGEPPTTKGYTPSVFAMMPKLLERAGKLERGSITGLYTVLVDQDDMDEPIADAMRSILDGHIVLSRRLASMNHYPAIDVLPSISRVMTDVVPREHRTKAQAILETLAVYREAEDLINIGAYQPGSNPRIDRALRVIDAVNAFLRQDINEHTDWPQTLEQLDQLYARIQQAGQAVSAEAQAAQNAAGAGRAYRAS